The stretch of DNA GATGAATCGGAAGTAACTGTCTTAACTAGGGTCAAAGATGCATCTGAGCCAATTTAgtttctttttccctctctcgAACACTGAGCCAATTAAGTTATCGGTACCAGTACAAGGGAAGCCGAAGTAACTGTCCTACATTCTCAACCACAGTAATTGATTTCATCTTTAAAAAAGCATTGTATATTTGATTACATGCTACCATAGACCTAGGATCTATCACTTGCTCTTTCGGCATGAGATTGGAGCCTCCTTTCATGATCTAGGACAATTACAAGTCCCCACTAGtcaaaacagaaaagaaagggGCGAATGATGGCCCCTTTTACTCGGTAAATGTGTTTCCTCAATATTTTGTTCAAGGGAATAGAACAGATCTTTGCAATATGAGATCGCTATGATACAGCCTGTTTATGTCGATGATTTTTTCAGGAGTATAAGCTATTGATGAAACCAATAGATAATGTAGTATGCAAGCTTGTAGATTACTGAATGGATCAGAAAGATAAAGCCTTTCATGGAACTTGCATGTATAAATGTCAATAAAAGTTGAACATGTAACGGAAcgccacaacaacaacaacaacatagccttttttcccaagcaagttggggtaggctagagatgaaacccgaaagaaataagttcaaggttcaggcacattaatagctagtctccaagcgctcctatccaaagctatctctttagagatgttccaatccttaaggtctctcttaaccgactcaacccacgtcagtttaggtctacctctacccctctttacattatcgactagctcaaggaccccattacgcaccggcgcctcaggaggccttcgttggacatgtccaaaccatctcagccgatgctgagtaagtttctcctcaattggtgccaccccgaccctatcccgaataacttcgttccggactctatccctccttgtgtgcccgcaaaaccaccgcaacatccgcatctctgctacactcagttgctgcacatgtcgcctttttgtaggccaacattcagcaccgtataacatcgccggacgaattgctgtcctatagaatttgccttttagcttttgtggcaccctcttgtcacaaaggatgccagaagcttgccgccatttcaaccagccagctgaaattctatgcctaacatcttcatcaatgtcgccatccttttgtagcaccgatcctaaataccgaaacgtatccttctggaccaccacttgcccatctagactaacgtctcccccctcatgcctagtcgcgctgaaatcgcacatcatgtactcggtcttggtcctactaagtctgaaccctttcgactctaacgtgcgtctccacagctctaacttcctattaacccctgccctactctcgtcaactagcaccacatcatcagcaaagagcatacaccaagggatctcaccttgtatatcccttgtgacctcatccatcactaaagcaaataaataagggctcaatgctgacccctgatgtaggcctatgttaataggaaagtcagtggtgttgccatcacatgtccggacaaacgtcgtcgcatccttgtacatatccttaatgagggtaatgtacttagttgggactttgtgcttctccaaagcccaccacatgacatttctcggtactttgtcatatgccttctcaaggacaatgaagaccatgtgcaagtccttcttctgctccctatatctctccatcaattgtcgtattaagaaaatcgcctccatggttgaccttccaggcatgaacccaaattggttctgggtcacacttgtccctcttcttaggcgatgctcgataaccctctcccaaagcttcatcgtatggctcatcagcttaatcccacggtagttagtacaactttgaacatcgcccttgtttttgaagataggtactaatatacttctcctccattcttccggcatcttgtttgaccgaaaaataagattaaaaagcttagttaaccaaactattgctctatctcctaggcatctccacacctcaatgggacgCCATAGCAAATAAATCGCGTGCTCTCCATTTCCATCAGTCTAGAAAACAAAACTAGATGTGTAGGAAATTAGACCAGCTAGCCTATATAAATCAGCTGTCACTTGAAAAATGGAGGCTAGAAAAGATTAGTCAACTAGATTGGTATAGTGTCGCTATGTTGATTGAAATACAAGTGATAGGTAGATGAAAACGACATCACATAACACTATAACAGGACGCAGATTATACAAGTAATATATCCGAGAAACTGACAATATGTACACAATACAAGCTATCAAATCTTATTGACAAGACTTTCGCTCCAAATAATCTTATTCACCATAGCGTGACCTTAACAAGTCATTGTTCTAATAGTAAATTATAGTCCTTGTGCACACGGTATAAGCCTAACAGGTTAACAGCTCAGTTTCTTTAGTCGAACTTCATGGATCTAATCCTCTATCCATGCCCAAATCAACTGAACTTCCATAAGGTTTTCAGGCAAAAAAAAGGACAGATTGCCATCTCATGTTCATGTTATGACTTCAAGATTAATATGAATACTTGGCATAAAAATAGAAACTGGAGTGCTTAATCAAGACATATTGCACAAAATTTCACTTACACCACGACTTGACTCCTCTCACAGTGGACCGACTACACAGTAAAAACTGCAGAAGTGCCGAAGTGCATCCTGGAATTAGTTTACACTGTTTTTTTGGTGGTCTTAAAATTTTTTTGATGGTCTTAGTTTACACAGTGAGAGGCTACACATGTTTTGCGTGTATCATAGAACCATATAATTTTTATACAGCAAACAACCATTTCTATATCAAAAGATATTGATATAAATAGCCACTAAGACTACGTAAATATGCATAGATTCTGTTGAATGTAGTTCAATTAAGATGAAAACCTAATTGGCTAATTGCAACACATGGTGTTTCTTCAATACCACATTTCACTAGACCTAGGGGCACAATACTGCAGAAGCATCGACCCCAAGCCCAAGGTTTATGTATCTTAAGATCTGAAGAGGTTCCAGCCACACCGAACCTAGCTCCAGGCAACCGGCATTGTCTCGATACACGACTTGATTTGCGACCCCCACAACAACCCAGATCAGTGTAGTTCGATCATCTATCGACTCGCGAACCGGCGAACAAGAGCTATCCATTCTCCCCGCGTACCGTACTTCGAGTTCACGAACCCAGATTTTACGAGGAATCACGCGAACCAGGCTAACTAAAGGGGACGGATCGGAGGGAATTTTTGGTACCTGGGATGAGCCGAGAGGCGGCGGAATTCGGCTGGACGGCAGCGGCTTGTTAGCACGAACGAGGAGAATCCGATGAGCCCTGGAGACAGATtcgcctcgctccgccgccccccgcctcttcgagctccccgccgccgcggacgcggtCCACTCGATTGCCCGATCGGGACGTGGCGGCGAAAATTTTGGCGGCACGGCGAGGTGGCCAGCGAGAGCGCAGCGGCGTCGGAATCGGAAGCCGCGCGAGTGAAGGGTCTCACATGGGCTTGATAGGCCTTTATTGGGCCAAGTGCTTTCGGCCTCAAGTTTTCCTCAGAATTCGTGGCCACGAATGAGTGTTCGGGTGGAATTCCCAAGTTGGGCTCGAGTTTGAAGCTTAAATTATGGACGCGGATTCTGATGcacctttttcatttttatattttaaaaaaataaaatttcgaaaatatatgtcgaatagggaaattttcaaaaatgagtGTCTGTCGCCCCCtctaatgggcgacaggcaccctgtcgcccactggatgggtgacaagacctaaatgtaaaaaaattacGTCATGacgcccagggcgcattaaacagtgaatttgtaaaatcgatataaaatcatagaaaaatcggaaaaaaatacaaactcaaccgttctagattctatgaaacaagatctacaacttttgttacataaagtttttcatttgatcaatgtatctaaatcaataaaaatagttcttgtacctggaaaaatctgaaataattcatttggtctagttgtgcttatctaaaatttaccaaactttttttatagctcttaggaaataaaataatagtactgtaaaagttatggcttctaatacactcagtatagcagcatggataaataacccatttaaactagaaatattgcaagatctaatttaaaaacttattctagaaatattttatgggcctaccaattttgtataAGCCTATGCTCActatatgcaacactctggccaaagatgacatgcatccaaaggatggatcttgagatttaaataaaagtttattaaactggtatttaaaatagagcaagatacattgatcaaatgaaaaactttatgtaacaaaagttgtagatcttgtttcatagaatccagaacagttgagtttgttttttttttatttttctatgattttatatcgattttataagttcactgtttaatgcgccctgggcggCAGGAcgtaaatgtaattttttttttacatttaggtcctgtcgcccactggatgggcgacaggcacctatttttaaaaatttccCAATtcagcatatatttttgaaattttgttttttaaatataaaaaagagaaaagcgcGATTCTGATGGGCTCAGAGATTGGGCCCGACAGAAAGAATATGAGCTTGAGTACCTGAGTGGGCTGGGCAGAATATAGTATGGTTTCTGGTCTCATTTGGGCCGATTTGCCCGGGATGTTTGCGCCATGGTTGCACATCTGGGCCTTTCTACTAGAAATTCCGTTCTACTAGTCTCATCTCacgaaaaataaaaagatacgCTCctcttaaaaaaaacaaaaagacaTGCAGCAGCTTCAGCAACCACAGCCAATGCTGCTATCTTTTTTTACAGCACATTCTTTCTTCGTGCATTGCACATGCACGTATACTCGCATGTATGAATATTTATACACCGGTTTTCTAGTTACTGAATAAATACGCATGCGTTAGAACTAGCGAAGTAGAATCATTTGATTAGTTTCATGAGATTCTTCATACGATTTTTTTCCCTACTGACTTTAGCATAGTTAGATGGGTTTCATTAGAAGGTAAATGTACTCTTCGTGGGTTTGATTAGTTTCGGAGTTTGTCCTCTTAGCCAAGGCTGTGCATATTGTAGCGAACCCTCTCGGTCCCCTGCGAGGCTGCGAATAGCTTTTGGAAACTGCATATATATCATCTTCAGTAATCCACGCTCTACGACTCCGGTAATCTATatattatcttaatacaatagtgttaaaagaagtcatcacgttcgccgagaggatctaaaaattcccacattaatctagAAAGGAGAAGAATTCGCACCATtgaattttatgaagatctaacgatcTATATTATTCTAAGAATTCATACCatataaaataaatttatatCACATAAAAATCCACATTGgataaaatatttatattttctatTGTTATTATTATTGGAGACGGACTCCATTGTCTGGCCGGCATAAAACTGTATACTCGGAAAGGTAGTAGCATGCTCCGTTTCCggcaaaaataaagaaaataaggAAAGGTCACATCAAGCCATGTTTCGTTGCTCAAGTTCACGGCACAGGACTCTACCATGTTTACGGTACTAGACCTCTATCATGCTTTATTTATACATAggattaaaaaaataagaaaagttTACATCACACGTATCCGTTTCTATCATGGATACTCTCACGTACATCAAAGCTTTTGCCTGGGTCCAGGACCGACTCTGTCACGTATATTCTCAAGTTCAATACATAAATAGAACGCTAAAACAATTGGTACAATTAACTTTGTCTTGCACAGATAGTTGaatttatgaagatctaatggtCTATATTATTTTAAAGAGCGCATATCATATAAATAAATCCatatcacaaaaaaaatccacAATGAATAAAATTTTTGACTACATTGTTTTAAGAAAGGTCTAACGTACTAGGACTTTATCATGATTTGCCATCCGTAAGATTCGTAACTGAGGAAATAAATAAATGGAAGAATAAGCCCATCCAAAACAAATCATGGAACGATATGTTGATATAAAACAAAAGAACATTTTGTGCTCACCCATCTTCATGCAAACGGCCATTTAGCTAGATGCAttctggcgctgctgctgcctgtAATATATCATTGACATGGAGGAGTGCGAGCAGTGAGCTGGTGGTGGACAGTCAGCTTCTGTGATAGAAGTGTAAAAAGAAACCACCACGTTAATTGAGAGCAAAATTATCACATTAATTCATCTACAAAAGAAACTGACATACATATGGAGGAGTGCGAGCAGTGAGTTGGTGGTAGAGCTGCAGAGGACAGTTAGCTTCTATGAtaggagtgttaaaagaaaccaccaaaAGCGCGTTTAGAAATTATCACATTaagtaatctaaaaaaaagagaaagatttaTACTATTGGATTTTTTTAAAGATCTAACGGTATAAACTAGTCAAAAAAAACATCTGCAATGGCCGAGACCGTTACACCAACGCCTCAACCACTGCTGAAAAAAATGCAACTAACTGCTAGCTCGCTTGGGCGACGACTGACGGCATCTTCGTCGGTGGACTGAGGAGGTGAGGACAAGAACATTGGCCGCATCCTGCCTGCGCTCGGTGGTGACCAAAACTTTCGTGTTAGGTAGTGCATAATGTGAGATAGATCAGTTCTTGGTCCAGTCTGAAAGAAGCAGTGGTTGCTTTGTTAGGAGAGGAGTTGACCACAGCATAGAGGAAGCCAGTAAGGTTGATGTCGAATTCGTCGGCATCTTTAACAAAAGAAGAGAGTTCCATGAAGATGAATAATAACATGAAATAGATCTAGAGGTGTCAGCACGACTTGCTTTTTTGCAGTTTGTGCATGCTTAACGAAAGAAGGGAGGAGGGTGTTGGTGCTAGAGAAGGGAAGAATTAGCAGGTCCCGTAACATGAGAAGGAAGGACACAACAGTCGCTTTGACAATATAAAATGGGCAAGGTGCGGTTGCGAGTCACAATCAAGCTATACGGATGTGGATGGGTATGAAAAATGTAGGAGTTGATCGAGGGTAGCATCTAATTCTTCTAAAGTCATGGCTAATATATTTGGGATGAGCTATTGGTCTGCATTTAATAAAAACTTCATCAAGAAAATTAAAGATTACACAATATTTAATTGTTGAATCATAATTTAGTGATAAGGGAAGCATAACCGGTAGACATCAAATGTGTCTGGCCGCAACCTCACCGGGAAGTGCGTTTTTTAATTGTTGAATCATAATTTGGTGAAGATGGGAACCGACTGCACTttgctttttttaaaaaaacaacctTATAACATATATTATAGAAGCAACACTATTATATAAAGGCCATTCAAAGAGGAGGCAATTACAAACTGGGTCCAAATGGCCAGACACACAGAAACACCTCCGCACATCACGTAAACGAAAATCCATAAGAATCTACGGGCAAACTGCAAAACACCATCGTCACCTCCATAAAGCTCGCCGTGCAGACCACCAAAGGCACAAGTGTCCAAAGGGACTTAGTAATAATGTTTTGAGCTATGGTAGAGAAGCCTCGCCAAGAGACATTGTTGAAGACCAATACCAGTGACCCAAGGACATAGATGAAAGCGGCGCCAAtgggtaaaaatgtaaaatgcTCAAATTCGGTAGAAAGGCCTACAACACAGCCAACATCATAGACCAATGGGGACCCAGAGAGAAGAAGCTCACAACTGCTTCAATAGAAAATGCCACAACAAAAATCAGCAAATAAGACCGCACAGATTCACTCCTGTAAAGAACAGAAGCAAATCCACAACACAAGCAAGGAGATCTACCATGATTCTAATCGAAACAAAAACTAAAATAAGAAAATCTAGGTAGAAATCTAGAAGCAAGagaaaaggaggaagaaaagaagaagggggagggagaggaagagctGAGCCATGAGACGGTGGAAATGGAGGAAGGAGGATGAGATTTTTGGTCAGGCGGAgccaaaggaagaagaagagcgagAAAACAGACCTTTATTCAAGCTTTCCCCACAGCCACCACGGCAAGCCACAAtagcaggggagcggcggcgcggccgccgagcgTCCATACTGGCACGATAAACCATAGATAATACACAATGATATACAATAGCAGAAGGATGCCAGAATCGATGGGATCTCGATGAGCTATATTAGAAGGGGATGCGAGAGGATAAGGATAGGAAAAGTTTTGCGCATGGGGGTTGCGAGTCTGGACTATGCTATTTAGACAAACATTGGATAAGGCATTGACTAAAAAATTTAAGATCCTACAATATCAATGTTCTTTACGCAAATGCTTATTAACGCTTCGATCAATATGAACCAATCAATTGATCCATGAGAAAATATTTAGGTTGATTAGatcttaaaattaaaaatatatgaaTTACAAATAAATCTATTGATCATGCGAATTTAGACCATACAATATTTGACAAATATAGAGCTTGTGGATGAGACCTTCCTTGAGAAcaacaaataaatataaatagttTTAAATATTAAAAAAGTTTAGAAATTACTACGTTtgttgaaaaaataaaaaaacatacaATACTAAATTTTATGATAATTTAATGGTCTTGATTAACATGTGATGTAAGCCTTGATTTCTCTTAATGTTATAACTTCGATGGGCTAAAATTTACTTTTACTTGATCTCGAAACAACAAACAAAATCATTTGaacaaatttattttttaattaaaagTAAAAATACTAAATATTAATATAAAAAGTCTAGATACTCGTGCTATTTGCGTGGGCCATCTCCTAGTTCAGTTCTTCTGCTGATCGGAAAGCAGCTCACCTCCTTAACTCCCCACCAATCCACCGATCCAGTTCATCAATTAGTTCAAGTTGCAACCGTTGCCAACGTCTCTCGAGCCGTGGAGCTGCCATGTGCCGAGACCCAccattaaaagaaaaaaaatgaaatcccCCTCCAATTCATCGCAACGCCGgcgctccaacggctagtttcccCAAACCGGCCGCCCCTCCACCTGCTCACACTCCCCTCCGCGATCTCAAATCCTTCCGCAGCCCAAGCCACCCAACGCTCCACAAGGCACCATCAGAGCCGAGCTCAgcttcctccctcgccgccgccgccgccgcgccccgcgagCTCAGCTGCCAGCTCGATCGCCCGCCGGCCGACGCCCCGTCGAGGATCCAGAACCGCATGGGGATCCCGTCGCAGCACCCGGaccacgaggaggaggaggagtacgACGACGCCGTGTTCTACGAGGACATCCAGGCGCCCAAGTTTGTGGACCTCACCGTGcccgacgccggccgccccgaCGACGACCCCGCCTGGTTCTGCCTCCGCGTCGGTAAGTGGTCAACCACATCGCAAGCCCTTCTCTATTCTTCCTAGCGCCTGCATTCTGCAGGCTCTGCGGCGTCGAAGGGTCCTGATCCGTGTCGTGGTACGCAGGTTGTGACCAGAGCCATGAGCAGGTCGACCCGGAGGCCCTGGACCGGAGCTTCTTCATGCGGGTTCGTCCCCTGTACCTCCGTTAGCATCACCCCGTGGAATACCAAGCGAATTCAATTTGATCAAAGGTGTAATTTGCATTGGCACTTTGGCAGGTCATggcggcccgaagccccaacgTGCGGCTGCAGAAGGCGATCAGTAGAACAAATCAGAGGTGCGAACCGAATCGCACGCTTCCTCTCCCGATCCTCACTGAATTGGCGATTCTTCGAATTCTTCCGTTTCGGATTCACAAGTACTTTTTTTTCAATTTGTGCAGCTCGATGCTGAAATGCCCTCATTCCGCGCCGCCGAAGCCCCCGAGGGCCCGGTTCGCGAGATTGAGCGCGGGGACGGAGGCCACCGAGAAGGCAGCGGCGAAGCCCAAGCCAAGGGTCCAGCGGATATGCGCCCTGCGAGCGTCCCCGACCCGGACCAAGGCCGCGAGGGTCGAAGCTCCGAGCGCTAGGAAGAAGGCACTGACGACGCCGCGGAGCAAGACTGTTCGCCCGAGGCAGGAGCCGTTCCTCAGCGTGAAGCACCAAAAGGGGCCGGTCGATGGGGCGGCGAGAAAGGGAACGGTCGTCAAGGCTCTGTTTATGAGCACGCCAAAGAAGGAGCCCGCCCGGACGCCGGACGCAGAtaagagcaagagcaaggagGCGGTGTCCGAGGCCTGTTCCAAGCTGAGGAAGCTGAACTTGGCGTGCAGGGAGGTGCCGAGCAGGTACATGTGTCACCTGACGAATCCGAAGGCTGCCAAGAAGGGTAAAGAATCCGTGGCGGCGAAGAGCGCAAAGAGGGGGCAAGAATCCAGGACGAATGCCAGGAACAAAGTTTTAGGACGCTCGGTGATGTATGCTGATGCTGAAGCTGATGAAGAGAAAAGAAATGGTTGTGCTAACACTGCTGCCGATGAGAACTCACGTACAGAAACTGCAAGCTCCAATAAGCAGCGAAAGGTGGTGCTGAAAGAATTGAGAATTGAAGCGGATACATGTCGTGCTGACGATGGCAACAAGGAGAATGTGTCAAATGCTGACCAGGCGGTTGAAGAAGCCTTGAACAATTCACATTCTGAAGATGAAAACAGACAGTTGGAGAACAACGAGAATGTTCCTCTGAAGGTACAGGAACTGATGGTACTGAAAAACGCAGCCTTTAACAGTAGTTAGGGTGCAAACAACTTGACATGTTTTTTGTGGATCAAATGCAGGTAGCTAAAATGCAGAACAAAGTGCATCCAGAGCAAGCAGGAAAGCTCAAGAAAACTACCAATCCTAGGCCCTTCAGGCTGAGGACTGATGTGAGTTACTAACATCCATTTACTCTCATTATTCTGCAGGGTTTCACTAACATCTTTTTCCTCTCATTATTTACTAACATCCTTTTAATTTATAGGAAAGGGGAGTTCAGAAAGaaggaaaacaagaaaaaaggCAGGCCTTCGCAGAGAAGAACTCCATTGCAGTAGATGCAAACAGAGGAGTGATGGTAAGCTATGTCACTTCATGAGCTTTCAGATTCCCAAACATTTTCAAGTTTCAACTGCTGACTTCTGTGTATGTTTGCAATACTATTTAGCCAACGGACAAATACACCAAAGCAAAGGGACAAGACAAGCCGCTCTGTGGTGACAACAAACAGGTGAGCGTTGATGCTTCCAAATATTTCCAACTCCAGCTCAATTAGCAACCCTCATGCTGATCTGTGCATACCATATACGTTCAGAAGAAACAAAGCACACAGATCGCCATGGGTGGTCAGCAGCTCGGTGAGGCCAAGCGGGACTTCAACAGCATCCGGTGCAATAACACTAGACCTGCAGTGACGAAAGGCAAAGTTGTTGATAAATCACAAAGAGCTGCTAAGGTTGCATCAACAACAAGAACGGCCAAGACAGCGAGGTTTGGGAATTTTTTTCGGCAGTGTCAGTAATAGTCGTTGTGCCGCTGCCTACTGCGTTACCCCCTGAGGCTGACACAACATTTCACTTCTTGTTTGTTCAGTGGTCTCATGGCGCCTACTCAGATTGGAAAGGGTAGGAAAGCTTCAGTGAAGCTATCAAGACTCCAAGCAGCAGCTGCTTGAGCGAGTGGACGATAGATCATGGAGGAAAGTCGGGAAACTGTGACAAAGGTTTTATTGTCTGCTCCAACGACGAGCTCTGTATTTACCGCTTCAGATTCGTTTCCTGAGTGTTTGTAACAGTTTTTTTAGTGGATTTTGTTGACAGTTGACAGCAGGAAGGATGTGAACAGTTCTTTTCTGCAACCTTTTGTGGTGAATTTCTTCTGCTGTGTACCCCCACCACAATATTCTTTCTGTAACATATTCCGGAATCGATTCTTTCTGTAACCTGTAAGTTAAACTGGGGAAAGGAGGCCCAGCCAGCCCATGAGGCGTTTTTGGAGTGTGGACTGAGCGAGCCATTTCATCTCACTATCTCGTTGTCCTTGTTTTGGGCTGCGTCCCACTTCCGTtggtctgaaactctgaatcaAGATCCAAAACCAATCCGATCTAAAATTTCCAACTCAAGGTTGTCACGAGGGGAGAATTACTGACGCGCTGCCGCCCAACCAATCCGAAACCGCTACCAGCTTGCTTTGCTGGTCCCTCGTCGTTGCTCTTCCTGCCCAGCGCCCAAGCCCGGCACGGACGCCATGGACCACTGATTGTGCAGTACCGTGTGCATCGCACGGAGCAGATACATTTCCATCATCACCACGAATACGGACGGCTGTCTCGTCATCTCCGCCATGAATCCATCCATGGCTGGGCCTGGGCTGGCCCCGTCCCGGCCCCGGCGCCTCTGATCAAtgctgccatggccgccgttGCTGGCCGAGCTGCCTTGGCGATCCGGCGAACAGTGCCACGGGTCCCGGATTCACTGCTGGTAATTAATAAAGGTCGGGCGCTGCCTTGCCTGCTTGGCGTGGCGCCTCAgggatcaggattcaggagcgACCTGGGTTGGGCCTTGGTGGTGCTCTGCACGCCTGGCTACGTACGTCTCGACACGCCATTACTACTCGGTGCCGGGTTCCTGACCGGTGGTGACGGTCTTACTAGTATCTTAAGTGTTGTTGTCATCGCGGCAGTGCTGTAGCTTGGCAGCCGGTACTCCTTCCTAGTGGTACGCCGCTTGTCTGCGTGTAGCCAGGCCATGTCCTCGTCTCTGTTCGTTACTGTTTGTTGCTAGCCCTTTGCAGGCCAAAAAAAAGGGCATGCCGTCTCGATCGGTCATAGCTCAAGAAGATGAGAATGAGCCGGCCCGTACCTGACCGACCTGGCCCCTATGGCGTCAGGGGCAATTTGTGAGGTAATGGGCCGACCcaatttattatttatatatgGCCTCGTTGACCATAGGTATAATGGATTGACCCATTCAAACATAACATATAACATATAGTATAAATAGAGTTATATGTGTATACAACAAATCAATCGGTGTAAATAAAAGTAAGATAGAGTGCAAAATTATGAAAACTAATATAGTATCATCTAGTGCTAGCTGAAAACTCTACAAACAACAATATTTTTATAAGTCGTGATAATGTCATGAACTGAATCATGCAATGCTGAGTAAGCTGTGTGTccgggagaaagaagaagaatcgtTCTCCGCAGTTGTCCAGTGACCAGCTGCGCCTTTGCACTTGGGGTCAGCTAGGTAGGGCATGGAAAGTTTTGGTTCTTGTTCAATCACCATACAGGATACCCACGGGAGAATAACAGAGATGGAGCGCGGCATGAAGATTCATGACCGCCGGATGACAGCGAGACACGCCgagatgccgccgccgctgctagtTTACTCGCTTCCATGTTTGTCTCTCTCATGCGTCAGATAGAACTAAAGATCAGGTGAGATGGTAGAATAGAACTAGGAATTAAGTGGGATGATAGAGTTGTTTTGGGTCGACCCATCCGACCCATTGGGTCGGTAGACTCCGACTTCTTTGGACTCTTATCAGATTTGAGGCCGGCCCATGTGACCCATTGGTCTTACTTTTATGGGTTGGGTCAACTACCCGATAGGTCAACCCGACCCGTTCCCATCTTGAGTCACAGCGACTTGCAACTTGCCCCAGACCCGTAGCGGCATGAACCTTCTCCTGGCCTCGCATGCATGTATTCCTTGACGGGCCGGACAAATGctttggccgtgtttggatcgGTCTCGGAGAATTCTAGGAGCAGTGCGCACACGTTTttcgag from Panicum virgatum strain AP13 chromosome 9K, P.virgatum_v5, whole genome shotgun sequence encodes:
- the LOC120649623 gene encoding nucleolar and coiled-body phosphoprotein 1-like, with product MGIPSQHPDHEEEEEYDDAVFYEDIQAPKFVDLTVPDAGRPDDDPAWFCLRVGCDQSHEQVDPEALDRSFFMRVMAARSPNVRLQKAISRTNQSSMLKCPHSAPPKPPRARFARLSAGTEATEKAAAKPKPRVQRICALRASPTRTKAARVEAPSARKKALTTPRSKTVRPRQEPFLSVKHQKGPVDGAARKGTVVKALFMSTPKKEPARTPDADKSKSKEAVSEACSKLRKLNLACREVPSRYMCHLTNPKAAKKGKESVAAKSAKRGQESRTNARNKVLGRSVMYADAEADEEKRNGCANTAADENSRTETASSNKQRKVVLKELRIEADTCRADDGNKENVSNADQAVEEALNNSHSEDENRQLENNENVPLKVAKMQNKVHPEQAGKLKKTTNPRPFRLRTDERGVQKEGKQEKRQAFAEKNSIAVDANRGVMPTDKYTKAKGQDKPLCGDNKQKKQSTQIAMGGQQLGEAKRDFNSIRCNNTRPAVTKGKVVDKSQRAAKVASTTRTAKTASGLMAPTQIGKGRKASVKLSRLQAAAA